The region GACCATTGTAGAGGTAAaagagagcctcttctggcttcagactagtgtcagccttctcgacaacgcagTAGAGAGTATGAGCCAATTAAGCTTCACAAGAACTGTCACAACGTAATTGTTAAAATTAGCTCATGTGCACtgtcacccatgcatgcatgcaatagacACCAGGCTGtattttaattggcctggattcgaggcaaGGATGCACCTATGTACAGGCATGTTatatcaggggcgtagcttaATGGTTTCCtagttgcccagaaacccccttGCTTGCTGAAAAATGGGTGGGGCTGATCATGTGCTGAAGTTAATATTGACCACGAGTAGATTAATATCCAGTCTGTATTTATTGTGCCTATTAGTTACCTTCTGCAATCCAAGATAAGAGACCAAGATCAGCCCAGTTCCTCTACTACTGCTCAGAGTCAGACTCCAGACTgtattttacagtgtatactgCTAATGGCTGGAGACTAGCAAGAGTATGGATTGATATCTAGCCTGGATTTATTTCAATGCCTATTATTAATACTAGTTTAGCTTCTGCAATCCAAGATAAGAGACCTGATTGTCAGCCCAGTTCCTCTACTGCATGCTCAGACTccagactgcatgtatatgcagtcTCACCACAATCTGATTCTCAGCCACCAACCTCAGAGCTCATGCCCACTGTCAATGTCAATGGTACTGATCTCCTGGTAGTATATTTGTACTTACAACTATAAAGTTTAGGAGATGAGGCCGAGGAGAACTGAAGCTGCtgctaaggccactccaagtgacactctggtttctggtcctaaagtttttctaattgcatgcgggcgggcggcttttctcattatgtcattatcaatttcaccttatgaatctcattattttgcaaatgaatatcattatcacactattttgtaccacatggaccattatgcgcatgcgtagaagaaataatgggatagaaatccaataatgagatagaaatccaagaataaaatctgatgcgggcggtggaccagaaaccagagtatcacttggagtggcctaagaCTTATCAGCCATAAGGGGTGTAACCGGCATAATTAAGGGGCGCggcaccggaagtgggcgtggcctcaaaAAATTTTGCGGCGCTATCGCGCCGCCTTATTTCTTCAGAAACCCCTTTAGTAAATGtctagctacgcccctggttATATAGTAGTGGCAGATTTGCAAAGCCCAACCCTGGACACTTGTATAGGTTGGGAaccactgcaatgtcaggttttATTCCATCGGTACTTATAGTCTTAGGGTGTGTATGGCTAAGCATGAATATGATATCCTAAGTGGGCGGAAACCGCTAGATTGCTACTGCAAGAGAGTCAATTGTGCATGCTAATTGACTTCAGTTGGTGTATTCCTTGCTTAAGCTATGAAGAGTGTTGCACAAGATATTATGTTACTAAACAACTGTAAAAAAACTATCTCTGGCTTACTAGGGTAAAATATAGTTCAGCAGTGCTGCATGTATGCACCAGCTCAGCAAAAGTGATCGTGTCGTATTAATGTGATAAGTGAACGATTATCCACTGCTGTTTTCAAAGCCTTGTCGCTTAGTTTCATTGACCCTGTTAGTTGCTTCaatgtttatataattatactgcttcATTTTGTACTGCTTCATTTTGTACTGCAATATCTGCATGGTTGTGAGACGCCAACTACCGAAGATTAGCACTGTAGTGCTGTGTTTGTTgcagcagtataattatcaaacaagctataataatgtgtACAGTAATCCGGCTTTCTGAATTATGGTCCTCtcgataattatactggtcaTTTCTTtcggcacggattgctagcttgatCATTACTATACataaaactcgccctgaaatgcggccacctcgctattccgtgtACTGGTGGTATATATGACATTTTGGGTGGTTTGATAGAATATAGAGAGCATAAAAGTAgcgattcattatcctcgtgACATAGCTGCAAAATTAGTCAAGCTAttttagccgcggctactTTCTAAAAGGCAGccaccacataattatgctgcactGGGTGACTGGACCGCCGTAtactacggtggccctgagtagttcaccttagctacttgatagttcatagctatagatgggcgtggcccgcctccaaaaagggagacgggttgcagccctatctagcattcgttcttGCATTACGTAAGCAGTCTGCATTCAGGAATGCATgtgcaccaatcagattgtatatcccttacgtaatgcatttCTGTTGGCTTCCCAGCTCCTCCTCTtctctgcagcaagctgagctCTGTGGTTATAGGCGCGGCTAATATTATCATAGTTAGTACGCGatgcagcagaacgaatgctagatagggctgcaaCCCGTCTTACTTTTTGGAAGCGGGCATCTACCTTAGCTATTTCGAAGTTGACCTCTGAACTGTATCCtttcacacaagaacacactggagaccaacttactatagctagcaactCAGCTTGATTGATCGTGATCTGTAGTTACTATACATAGGCTGATTCTGGGCAAGGctctctaatgcgcatgctcattacttataggaaaagtgatgatctttttatgcctcggtgcgcatgcgcaagcgaggtatacggtagtgtgtgtgtgtgtgtgtgtgtgtgtgtgtagaccgctacagctgctcaaggatgaatcaagtgcaagtaagagtttctataggcttctagtcatgtttattttaatttgtgatttggatttacaaaataatgcttcgttctcgagttatgcttagttttgcttacttggaatgccattgcagccttttcagatgagtccatagcaaaacttgttcaccgagtgttactactctacttagtagttagctctgcactaaaacgctagctattggtagctgcaagagtgagcagagagctgcaaggctctgctaacttgcagccattaattttagacttgaacttttggcatcgatcgtttttaacaacaatcatggttgatcattacccactattaggttgattgcatgcagcaattaaagatgttcatcatgataattattatcaatgtgtgtataaaagctagctattaggtagttttatgttatgtagctttggcacctccaccgaggcatcagcacccgcggtgctttcatttttaaCTGTTTTGGAACCTCCCTCTCAGCATTCCTGGATCCACCACTGCTAACAGCAATGCCAAGACGAGAGTACCACACTTGATTCATTTGGAAGTTACATGTTATCAACAAATACAATACTAGCTAGGCAAATCAAATAGAGCTAGGATTAAGATACCTTTTTcttctcttccccctcccccctctgagaaaaagTCTGGTCCCCAGACtaatacaatacatgcagttcAAGTTGTCCACTTTTATATCTCCTAATCCCATCGCAGCACAAGAATTCTGTACTATACAATGGTTCTGGTGTGGTACTCTCGTCTTGCATTGCTGTTAGATAAtcctcagtacctgtatatgtacatgatgTAGCTCTCATTATTGATCTCTAGTCGCTCGCGCTATGTAGAGTATGGCTACAGCAGCATTAATTAGAattaacatacagttcaaaggtTAACTgcgaagtagctaaggtaggtaaACTATCCAGTAGCTGAGGTAGGTAAACTGTCaagtaccatatagcgggtaattttcgggggacaaaatattcgtggttcagcaatattgagacatttcgtgggtaatatttttgtggttgctgcttggattgtaggtaaagttagccaaggtcgcttcattcatgggtaaaatattcgtggtcagacctccaaccacaaaaaccacaaatattttgccccacgaaaattacccgctatacggtagctaagGTTGTTGAACTACCAACTTAGGtagttgaactatcaagtagctaagatAGGTGAACTATCAGGTAGGTGAACTACtaagtagctaaggtgaactactagtagcgctcagggccaccgtagtaTACCCTTAGCTATACATAAAAATCGTATTAAACAAAGCAGGTGACTTGCGAAtgtaattataagtacatttGCAACTCACCTGCTTTGTCGTGTTTACGTCATATGACTATACTCGTTTGCTTTCACAGGGGTTGAATAATGGCTATTAATACCAAGTATCAAAACCTTTTTGAATTCTGTATCCAAGGGGATCGGATTGGTTTAGCTGATTACATCATTACTAATAGTTGTAACCCAAGTGCGTACGACGCTCGAGACATTAATGGACGAACAGCTCTTCATATTGCATGTCAGCATGGACACTTGTTCACTGTACGCTCATTGATAGAAGTGTTTGGTTGTTCATCTACGATTGTTGATAAATCAGGGAATCTTCCTTTTCATGTTGCTTGCTTATATGGTCACTTGCCCATTGTGGACTATCTGTTTAGTCTTGTTGCCAACGAAGACATTTCTACAGCTGTTTTCCAGACTGACTCAGAAGGAAACAATCTACTTCATAAAGCATGCCAGTCTGGATCAGTCTCTACTGTTAGATACATTCTACAACTTGTTGGCTATCCAAAGAAAGATCTAATCTGCAAGAAACTCAACTTATACCAAGACAGCATTTCTGTGTATAATGCTGCTTCTATTGAAACAACCTCTTTATGCCAGGTGCAGTCAGTAATCAAGTGTATTACAAAGCAAAATACTCTAGGTGACACTCCAATCCATGTAGCGTGCCGCCATGGTCATCTGAAGGTTTTGAAGATTTTTCAAGTATATTTTCCTTATAGTAATTTGCTGGAATCTCTATTTCTTATTGCTATAGTCTGCAATAACATGAGTATAATTAACTATTTCAAAGCTCTTAAGAATACGACTGTCTTAGATTTCAATTCTGAGGAACCAGGACTCTGCAAATGTGAGAAAATAGATTCTCGTCAAAGATTCAGATTAATAACTTCGTTGGGATTGCGTGAAGACAGAGAATTATTCAGAGACAGAACCATGTACAGACGTAAGAATGTTCATCCAATGGAAAGCGCAATCTGTGAACGTTGTCAAGATAGGTTAACAGTACTCAGTATACCAGCTTTTAATAGGTCTACATCAATGGGCCACTGCCCTTTTTGTAATGAAAAAGGTAATTATAAGAGAGAGTTTAGTTTTCATTGTGAGTCGTGTTCTTCAGTTTTGGCTAGTGATAAAATTGTAAGAGTGAACTGCTTACTATGTAAATCGTTAAAGCTTACATTGTCGGCATTGGAAGACCCAGCCCACCTCCGTTTAGTTCATCCCTTACAGACTCATAAGCATCCAAAAGGACCCTCCCAAGCTGCAGCGTTATGTGGAAATCTGGAACCTTACCGGCAAGCACAAATGATGTTTTCTTCCACAGAAAAATATCTTTTTCATGCTGCGTGCATTTCTGATAATGTGGAGCTAGTTAAGCACATCATGGAAACATTAAATGTTGGTATTAATGAACTTGATTCAGAAGATAATACTCCTCTACATGTGGTATGTGAATGGGGGTCTTGTAAGGTCTTTTCATTCCTCTTATCTTTTAGTAACCTCCAAATGACAAAGATTAATAAATTTGATCAGACTCCACTTTCACTTGCTGCTAAACACTCAAGAATTGATTTTGTCACCAAACTCTTAGAGTGTGACATCAAAAATGATGGAAATTCTTTCCACCTTGCATGCGGTACGGGAAACATCGACCTTGTTAAGGATCTAACACAATGCAAGGATGATACACTGATCAATCATGTAGATAAGTATGGGGAAACTCCTATATTTGATGCTTGCCGTGGTGGACATCTAGAGTTGATAAAATTTCTTGTTACGAAAGGCTGCAACCCACTATttataaacaaacaaactaaaGAAACACCCATTCATATTGCATGCAGAATGAACAGACCTGATATTCTTGAAGCATTGTGTCAATCTCAGCTGATAAATGAACAGTCTCTAGAATCAAACATCTGTGGTATTTCTCCAATCCATCTGGCTATTGAAAACAATTGCTTTGAATTAATTCAAATTATTGTTAAATATTGTTCAATTAATCTGAACCAACCTATTAATGAGAAACAAGCAACGTTGGTACATTGTGCAGTCCAAATGGACGATATAGGATTGATCAACTATCTTCTCCAACAACCGTCTGTAAATTGGAATGCACAAGATAGCGACGGTAACACAGCTCTTCATTTGGCGTGTATTGATGAAAATTATGCTATTGTGAAGCTGGTTGCATGTGAAATGAAGCACGTTGACTCTAGCTCCTCAGCTGTGCCACTGCATTCCAATGTTTGCTCCGCAGTATCTCAAAATAATGTCAGAAAATCTCCTTTACACTTGGTTTGTGAATCCGAGAATACTGTCATCCTAAAGCATCTACTAGGGAAACTCCCCAAAGCTTGTAATTTGGACAAACTCGTTGATGCTGATCAAAATACAGTCCTGCATGTTGCTGTCAAGACTGGATGTATCGACACAGTTGTACTTTTATCAGAGATTacttcatgtacatgtaaaaacTCTTTAGGTGAAACACCAATACATATTGCATGTGGAAGTGGTAACCTTAAAATAGCATGTATTCTTTTTTCCAAAGCAACTGATGCCGCTGTGTATTCCAAGAATGGAGATTCTTACTTGCATTCAGCCTGCCGAGGAAAGTCACTGGAGATTATTAACTTTTTGCTGAATAAGAGTCGACTCAACTGTCCCAGTCTATTTGTTGCCAATGAACACGGAAATACTCCTCTTCATGTAGCTTGCTTGCTAGGTAATGCTGAAATGATAAAGTTGCTATTACCTCATTGCTCGAATCAAATTCGAAGTCTAAACAGTCAGAATCACACACCATTTTGCTGTTTGCTGATAGGTAAACATCCGAATGTCATTATGGATCTCTTGTCATCGAAAAAGATGGATGATAAATGGTGTACAGACGCTCAGCCAATGCTTCATTCTGTTGTCATATTGTCATCCAGTGAAAGGGTATATGAACTTACAACGTTTCTTTTATCTGGAAAGTATTGCGACCCTTCAGCGTGTGACAAAAATGACAATACCATTTTTCACAGTTTCATACTTCGATTCTCAATGAGTAGCTATAGACAACCAAGCTACGTCTACTATTTTTCAAGTGATAATAATTTAAAACTATGGAATTACCTTCTAGAAATTCTTGGATCTGAGATAAACAAACAAAATATAAATGGTGACACACCTTTGCATATGCTATGCAATATTCATAAAAGATCCAGACATGGTGGGAATAACTATTCAAAACTAATGATTGAAAGATTGCTTGCTCATGCTGAAAGCAACATCAACAAATCTCTAACATCCAGAAACAAACTAGGCAAAACTCCCGTTCAACTTGCAAACAAACAAGTTATGAGGCTACTCATTCCATATGGAGCGAATCCCGaagacgtttactttgaattTGGTCCCATACTAGACAAATTCAAACATGAGCACCCCCTAAAACCTTCAATGAAAATAATAGTTGTAGGTAACTCTACAGCTGGTAAGACAACTCTTGTAAAAGCCATAGAACAGCTCGAGTTGAAGCAAGGTAGCACACCAATCGAAAGTGTTGGTGGCCCAACTGCAGGAGTAGAAACAATTGGACTGGAGAGCCCAGACTTAGGAGCTGTAAAATGTCATGATTTTGCAGGACAACCTGAATTTGAAAGCAGCAATTCAGCTTTTCTAGAGAACTCAGTGTCTCTCGACCAATCTCCAATTTTCTTACTACTTGTCGATGTTAGTAATGACCTTGATGTAATAGAAAAGCACACTCGATATTGGTTTACATTTATACAGAATCATGCACCCCAACAGCTTGAAACACCACCCCATGTAATCATTCTTGGGAGTCATAGTGACTGTATTGATACAGCTCAACACAAAAACATTGAGAAGTGTTTAGCATCTGCAATTCAAAGCGTTCATTCAACTAATTTTCATGTTATTGGTCCATTTCTACTTGACTGCCGTAAAGTGGATACTAAGTTGCAAAAATTGAGCAAGATGTTAGCAAAAAGCTGCTCAAGCTTGAGAAAAACAGTTGATATTGACATCCGGTGCCACATTTTGTTTGCTTATCTATCGGAATGGTTCGGTTCTAAACCAGCTGTAAAATTTTGTGATATTCAAGATAGAATAAAGTCCTTGACCACTACGCTGTCGTGTGCATGCACTATTCGCCAGCCAAATTTTTTTGAGATCAGTTCACATTCTGAATCACATGATGATATTCTTCCCTTCACTAAGGAAACGTTATTAGAATTGCTAAAAAGCCTTCACGCCGGTGGACATATACTATTACTAAATACAGAACCTGCAGAAGATTGTTGGGTTGTAATGGACAATGATTGGCTATTTGAAAAAGTGAATGGCACCCTCTTTGCTCCAATGTCCTTTGATACACCAAAGCTACCAACAAACACTGGGGTGGTATCAGAAGATATGCTTATTTCTCTGTTTGGGCAGGTTGATATCGACTTAATAACAGCATACACGGTGTATTCAGAGTTTTGTCGGAAGATTGAAGACCCAGTGACGCTAAATCTAATTGAAGGAGGCTGTACATCAGAATCGCAGAGTTTTGATCACGAAGAAGACCCACCTTTTATTTCTGACAATCCTGCTGAAGCAGAAGAAATTTTGAGTACTTCAGGCAACGAAGCATCAGACTCAATTACTGCTCAAAAAAACTATTATTTCTTTCCTGGTCTAGTTAAGTGTGAGCGACAAGCTGATGTGTGGTATGCCAGCTCGCCTGCAAGCTTTAATTTTGGGTGGTACTTACTTTGCAATAAGAACAGCTTTTTGGATCCACGGTTTCTTTACGTACTTTTACTTCGCTTAACATTTACTTTTACTGCTTCTACCAAAGGCTCATCTCAACACGATCTAGTACGTAAGTGCAATATATGGAAGAATGGTATTCACTGGAGCACAACACGTGGTGTAGAGGTTTTGGTCGAGGTCATTGAGCAGAATACTGCTGTACTACTTTTGGTAAGGTGTTTAAAAGATCATGAGATAGAAGGAGTTAAGTTGCGATCTCAGGTAATTAACATGATCCTTGAAGCAAAGGATCAGTTCTGCTCAAAAGCTAGAGTTACAGAAAACATTCTTGCTGAATGTTTCCAATATCCTCAGAATTTCCAGCTGAAAATTCCTATTCTTGACATTGCACAATCTATTGCCAAGGCACATGTCTGTGTTGTCGATTCAAGAAACAAGCCACTAATGTTAAGGGACCTTCTTTTTTTCGATCCATATCTTCAGATTGGGGAAAAGCTGATAGAAAAATTGTGGTCAAAGGAATGTTCAGAAGAAGAGGTACCATCTATCTTCCTGTTTGAATTATCTGAGGCACAGAGCACACTTGTGCATCAGATTAGCAAGCTTCTAGGTGTTCCTCAAAGTGATGTTGATTCATATACTAGGCAAAAATGGGAATCCGAACCTACTAAATTACTTCTCCATATCTATGAATTATGGAAGGTCAGACAAAAAAAACCATGTTACGAGAATCTTCGCAAGGTTTTTACCTCACACAGCATCTTCTGTGGTCGGAACCCACTAGTAAGTTCTAACCCAACATACATAaccttaataataattatatacatgcatgcatgctattataataatacattaattgtatagGAAGTGATGAAAGATGTACCTCTGGACAAATCCATGTCATCTGAtcagatgcatgtacatgccaaACCTCAATTAGAAGCGTGTATATACAGTGACCAAAGCCCTACTTTAAAGGCAAGTGCTATATATGCACATGCTAAACGTTGAACATTAAATGTTTGCATGGtcgatatataattatgcaaacacTTGTTATTTATtcataagtataattataattaatatacagACTTTCACAGCTTGTGCAGTATACAATGAAGCCAAGCCACGCACTGGATCTCATTTGCTGATAGGTGCGTAAAATGAGTTTTACGGCATtttattagctataattataatgtatgttAATATGGAGCAAAATTTGGCCGAGACTTGTATATTTTTCCTTGTAGTAAACCCGATGTTGGAAAACGTATCAATTAAGCATCTTATAAGTATTACATGGCAGAGCGATCAATCAGGAAGAAGTACCTCTGATTGCGAATTGTGTATCCTAAGGGATGCTTCATGTTCCTGGGAGAAAATTGCAGAGACCCTCGAATTACAGCCACTTATGTTTAATTCCGATCCTCACACCCGAAAGCCACCACAGGATTGCACAAGTGACGTATTCAAGTGGTGGCTTACTCATGACACAAGTTATGATAAAACATGGACAGGTTTACACCGCCTTCTAATTGATTCAAACATGCCTGCTTTGGCCGAGCAACTTTATGAAGCAATTAACAGTCCGACCAGCTCAGCTCTCAGAGGAAGTCCCTTCAAGAATTCACCAAAGCCGTACACAAAACGTTCAACATCATCTCAACGAAGAAAGAAGAAATCATCAATATCGGGAGCTTCCAACTTTTGAAGTCGTTACACACACATTCTAGTTATCCTGTTACACACTGATTTTATGCCTCCGGACAGATATTTTGTATGTAGTTGCAGTCATGTGTTCATCCATTGcaccttagctacttgcttAATACAATACACACCCTCTTCAACTACGCTATAGTTTTATCTGTTGTAACAATTGCCTTTCATTTCCGTGTGCATACTTGCACGTAATTAGTCATCACAAGCTATAATAAATAGTATAGTTAGTCATTATTTTTGTGTTAGTGATTTACTTacacgtacaataattataactgacaAAATTCCATCACACAAATCAAAACAGTGTTTATTAAATCGAAGTCATGTAATTCTGAAATTTCGTCGATTAAAAGACATTGCATAAATTTCCCGTAGGAGGATGTCAATATATGTAGTCCTCTGCTTgtacatgcattcatgcagCCACAGCACTTTCATGGTAGTACGTACCGTATGTGTGTTATTACACCGACAGTACGGTATAATGGGCCAAGGGGCCCTAAAAAATTAAAGATCGAGGCCACCGCTAATTATATATACGATTGTGTCACTGTGCATGTCTATACGTTTATACCTTGGATCTGATCTAAGTGTGCCTTAATTTGTGAATTCCATGCATTAGCGTTAGAAGTACGCAAAAAGCTTCTTAGGTTTAGCT is a window of Halichondria panicea chromosome 13, odHalPani1.1, whole genome shotgun sequence DNA encoding:
- the LOC135346177 gene encoding uncharacterized protein LOC135346177 isoform X1, which codes for MAINTKYQNLFEFCIQGDRIGLADYIITNSCNPSAYDARDINGRTALHIACQHGHLFTVRSLIEVFGCSSTIVDKSGNLPFHVACLYGHLPIVDYLFSLVANEDISTAVFQTDSEGNNLLHKACQSGSVSTVRYILQLVGYPKKDLICKKLNLYQDSISVYNAASIETTSLCQVQSVIKCITKQNTLGDTPIHVACRHGHLKVLKIFQVYFPYSNLLESLFLIAIVCNNMSIINYFKALKNTTVLDFNSEEPGLCKCEKIDSRQRFRLITSLGLREDRELFRDRTMYRRKNVHPMESAICERCQDRLTVLSIPAFNRSTSMGHCPFCNEKGNYKREFSFHCESCSSVLASDKIVRVNCLLCKSLKLTLSALEDPAHLRLVHPLQTHKHPKGPSQAAALCGNLEPYRQAQMMFSSTEKYLFHAACISDNVELVKHIMETLNVGINELDSEDNTPLHVVCEWGSCKVFSFLLSFSNLQMTKINKFDQTPLSLAAKHSRIDFVTKLLECDIKNDGNSFHLACGTGNIDLVKDLTQCKDDTLINHVDKYGETPIFDACRGGHLELIKFLVTKGCNPLFINKQTKETPIHIACRMNRPDILEALCQSQLINEQSLESNICGISPIHLAIENNCFELIQIIVKYCSINLNQPINEKQATLVHCAVQMDDIGLINYLLQQPSVNWNAQDSDGNTALHLACIDENYAIVKLVACEMKHVDSSSSAVPLHSNVCSAVSQNNVRKSPLHLVCESENTVILKHLLGKLPKACNLDKLVDADQNTVLHVAVKTGCIDTVVLLSEITSCTCKNSLGETPIHIACGSGNLKIACILFSKATDAAVYSKNGDSYLHSACRGKSLEIINFLLNKSRLNCPSLFVANEHGNTPLHVACLLGNAEMIKLLLPHCSNQIRSLNSQNHTPFCCLLIGKHPNVIMDLLSSKKMDDKWCTDAQPMLHSVVILSSSERVYELTTFLLSGKYCDPSACDKNDNTIFHSFILRFSMSSYRQPSYVYYFSSDNNLKLWNYLLEILGSEINKQNINGDTPLHMLCNIHKRSRHGGNNYSKLMIERLLAHAESNINKSLTSRNKLGKTPVQLANKQVMRLLIPYGANPEDVYFEFGPILDKFKHEHPLKPSMKIIVVGNSTAGKTTLVKAIEQLELKQGSTPIESVGGPTAGVETIGLESPDLGAVKCHDFAGQPEFESSNSAFLENSVSLDQSPIFLLLVDVSNDLDVIEKHTRYWFTFIQNHAPQQLETPPHVIILGSHSDCIDTAQHKNIEKCLASAIQSVHSTNFHVIGPFLLDCRKVDTKLQKLSKMLAKSCSSLRKTVDIDIRCHILFAYLSEWFGSKPAVKFCDIQDRIKSLTTTLSCACTIRQPNFFEISSHSESHDDILPFTKETLLELLKSLHAGGHILLLNTEPAEDCWVVMDNDWLFEKVNGTLFAPMSFDTPKLPTNTGVVSEDMLISLFGQVDIDLITAYTVYSEFCRKIEDPVTLNLIEGGCTSESQSFDHEEDPPFISDNPAEAEEILSTSGNEASDSITAQKNYYFFPGLVKCERQADVWYASSPASFNFGWYLLCNKNSFLDPRFLYVLLLRLTFTFTASTKGSSQHDLVRKCNIWKNGIHWSTTRGVEVLVEVIEQNTAVLLLVRCLKDHEIEGVKLRSQVINMILEAKDQFCSKARVTENILAECFQYPQNFQLKIPILDIAQSIAKAHVCVVDSRNKPLMLRDLLFFDPYLQIGEKLIEKLWSKECSEEEVPSIFLFELSEAQSTLVHQISKLLGVPQSDVDSYTRQKWESEPTKLLLHIYELWKVRQKKPCYENLRKVFTSHSIFCGRNPLEVMKDVPLDKSMSSDQMHVHAKPQLEACIYSDQSPTLKTFTACAVYNEAKPRTGSHLLIVNPMLENVSIKHLISITWQSDQSGRSTSDCELCILRDASCSWEKIAETLELQPLMFNSDPHTRKPPQDCTSDVFKWWLTHDTSYDKTWTGLHRLLIDSNMPALAEQLYEAINSPTSSALRGSPFKNSPKPYTKRSTSSQRRKKKSSISGASNF
- the LOC135346177 gene encoding uncharacterized protein LOC135346177 isoform X2, whose translation is MAINTKYQNLFEFCIQGDRIGLADYIITNSCNPSAYDARDINGRTALHIACQHGHLFTVRSLIEVFGCSSTIVDKSGNLPFHVACLYGHLPIVDYLFSLVANEDISTAVFQTDSEGNNLLHKACQSGSVSTVRYILQLVGYPKKDLICKKLNLYQDSISVYNAASIETTSLCQVQSVIKCITKQNTLGDTPIHVACRHGHLKVLKIFQVYFPYSNLLESLFLIAIVCNNMSIINYFKALKNTTVLDFNSEEPGLCKCEKIDSRQRFRLITSLGLREDRELFRDRTMYRRKNVHPMESAICERCQDRLTVLSIPAFNRSTSMGHCPFCNEKGNYKREFSFHCESCSSVLASDKIVRVNCLLCKSLKLTLSALEDPAHLRLVHPLQTHKHPKGPSQAAALCGNLEPYRQAQMMFSSTEKYLFHAACISDNVELVKHIMETLNVGINELDSEDNTPLHVVCEWGSCKVFSFLLSFSNLQMTKINKFDQTPLSLAAKHSRIDFVTKLLECDIKNDGNSFHLACGTGNIDLVKDLTQCKDDTLINHVDKYGETPIFDACRGGHLELIKFLVTKGCNPLFINKQTKETPIHIACRMNRPDILEALCQSQLINEQSLESNICGISPIHLAIENNCFELIQIIVKYCSINLNQPINEKQATLVHCAVQMDDIGLINYLLQQPSVNWNAQDSDGNTALHLACIDENYAIVKLVACEMKHVDSSSSAVPLHSNVCSAVSQNNVRKSPLHLVCESENTVILKHLLGKLPKACNLDKLVDADQNTVLHVAVKTGCIDTVVLLSEITSCTCKNSLGETPIHIACGSGNLKIACILFSKATDAAVYSKNGDSYLHSACRGKSLEIINFLLNKSRLNCPSLFVANEHGNTPLHVACLLGNAEMIKLLLPHCSNQIRSLNSQNHTPFCCLLIGKHPNVIMDLLSSKKMDDKWCTDAQPMLHSVVILSSSERVYELTTFLLSGKYCDPSACDKNDNTIFHSFILRFSMSSYRQPSYVYYFSSDNNLKLWNYLLEILGSEINKQNINGDTPLHMLCNIHKRSRHGGNNYSKLMIERLLAHAESNINKSLTSRNKLGKTPVQLANKQVMRLLIPYGANPEDVYFEFGPILDKFKHEHPLKPSMKIIVVGNSTAGKTTLVKAIEQLELKQGSTPIESVGGPTAGVETIGLESPDLGAVKCHDFAGQPEFESSNSAFLENSVSLDQSPIFLLLVDVSNDLDVIEKHTRYWFTFIQNHAPQQLETPPHVIILGSHSDCIDTAQHKNIEKCLASAIQSVHSTNFHVIGPFLLDCRKVDTKLQKLSKMLAKSCSSLRKTVDIDIRCHILFAYLSEWFGSKPAVKFCDIQDRIKSLTTTLSCACTIRQPNFFEISSHSESHDDILPFTKETLLELLKSLHAGGHILLLNTEPAEDCWVVMDNDWLFEKVNGTLFAPMSFDTPKLPTNTGVVSEDMLISLFGQVDIDLITAYTVYSEFCRKIEDPVTLNLIEGGCTSESQSFDHEEDPPFISDNPAEAEEILSTSGNEASDSITAQKNYYFFPGLVKCERQADVWYASSPASFNFGWYLLCNKNSFLDPRFLYVLLLRLTFTFTASTKGSSQHDLVRKCNIWKNGIHWSTTRGVEVLVEVIEQNTAVLLLVRCLKDHEIEGVKLRSQVINMILEAKDQFCSKARVTENILAECFQYPQNFQLKIPILDIAQSIAKAHVCVVDSRNKPLMLRDLLFFDPYLQIGEKLIEKLWSKECSEEEVPSIFLFELSEAQSTLVHQISKLLGVPQSDVDSYTRQKWESEPTKLLLHIYELWKVRQKKPCYENLRKVFTSHSIFCGRNPLTFTACAVYNEAKPRTGSHLLIVNPMLENVSIKHLISITWQSDQSGRSTSDCELCILRDASCSWEKIAETLELQPLMFNSDPHTRKPPQDCTSDVFKWWLTHDTSYDKTWTGLHRLLIDSNMPALAEQLYEAINSPTSSALRGSPFKNSPKPYTKRSTSSQRRKKKSSISGASNF